From one Gossypium hirsutum isolate 1008001.06 chromosome D08, Gossypium_hirsutum_v2.1, whole genome shotgun sequence genomic stretch:
- the LOC121220321 gene encoding uncharacterized mitochondrial protein AtMg00820-like: MDIDDMSVRGTRLLDEIYKRAHVAIVEPSSFEETEADEGWKQAMVKEINMIQKNQTWELVERPANRNIIGVKWVYRAKQNADGNLNKLKAKLVVKGFSQRYGLDYMETFAPVARLDTVKLLVALVAQKQ; encoded by the coding sequence atggacattgatgatatGTCAGTCAGGGGCACAAGACTCTTGGATGAGATTTATAAGAGAGCACATGTTGCCATAGTGGAACCAAGCAGTTTTGAAGAAACTGAGGCTGATGAAGGATGGAAGCAAGCCATGGTTAAAGAAATCAACATGATTCAAAAGAATCAAACATGGGAGTTGGTTGAAAGGCCTGCTAATAGGAATATCATTggtgtaaaatgggtctatcgagccaAACAAAATGCTGATGGCAATTTAAACAAGTTGAAAGCTAAACTAGTTGTCAAGGGCTTTAGCCAAAGATATGGCCTAGACTACATGGAGACTTTTGCACCAGTAGCCAGGCTCGATACAGTCAAGTTGTTAGTTGCTTTGGTTGCACAAAAGCAGTAG